TCTCCGGAAGACATCCGGCGCCAGGTCTTCGCGGCGTTGTCATGGGTGAACCCAAACGCCAGTCTGGTGGATGTGCCTGGCAAAATCTCGGCGACGGACCTGCGTCGCCTGTGGGTGGCGCGGCGCGGCGAAGCCCGGCAGCGGGTGTACCGCGGACAGGCCGAACACCTTCTGGACGATCCCGCCTTTGTCACGGCGGCGGGCAGCATTTCCGCCCGTGCCCGAGGCACGGCGTTCCACGCGGTGATGCAGCATCTGGACTTTACGATTGAGCGGTCCGAAGCGGCCGTACGGGCGGAACTGCACCGCATATACGATCTCGGCTTGTTGTCCGAGGCGGCGTTTGCGGCCATTGATGCAGCGGCTGTGCTGTCGTTTTTGCAATCCGAGCTCGGCGAGCGTCTGCGGCGGGCCAAGCGGGTGATGCGTGAGCGGCCGTTTTTCAGCCGGATCGACTTGTCGCAGCCGCCGGAGGCTGCGGACTTCCTGCGGGGGCGGCCCGTGTCTGCAGGTTCACCCGCCGAGCCAGTCGCAACTGCCCGTCGACTGGACCCTGAGATCGGACCGTTTGTCGTGGTTCAGGGCGTGATCGACGTTCTGGCGGAGGAAGAAGATGGCTGGCTGATTGTGGACTACAAGACAGACCGCGTCAACGCGGCGAACGTGGAAAAACAGGCGGCAGAGTACACGGCGCAGCTGGGCGCGTATCGGGCTGCCATCGCGGCGCTGCTGCAAGGGAACGCCGCGAACAGGGCGGTCGATGTCCATCGTCCGACGCCGCGCGTGGAGGCCTACACCTACTTCATGGAGCCGGGTGTCGCGGTCAAGATGCAGCCGGTGGATGTATCCGCTGTGTTTCGCACACTGGAGAGAAGCGAAACGGGGGTTACGTTTTCCGAGACTGCGAACCGTTGACACGAGCTTCTCACCAGGCATACAATGAAACAAACGGTACCAAGCAAGCGCTTGTTTTGGATAGGCCACGGCGGTTCATCGGGGATTCACACAATCACGCCCCTCTGATGGTTGGGATGGAGGCGAATTCATGGCCGATCGCGGTCGACGCGACCAGATTCTGCATGCGGCGCGCACGCTCTTTAGTGAAAAGGGTTACCATGCCACAACCATCCGGGACATTGCGCAGATGAGCGGCCTCTTGTCAGGCAGTCTCTACGCGCACATTCGGACGAAGGAAGACCTGCTGTTCGAAATCACGGATGAGGTGGCTGACCAGTTCTTGGAGGGCCTGCAGGCGGTCGTGGACAGTGCGGACCCGCCGCCTGTGAAGTTTCGTCGTGCACTCGTGTCTCACATTCAGGTGGTGGCGCGCAATCTCGACGCCGCCAGGGTGTTTTCCCACGAGTGGCGGGCGCTGCAGGGCGAACGACGAGATCGGATTCAGCAAAAACGGGATGAATACGAACGCCTGTGGACCGCAGTGTTGTCGGAGGGCGTGGCGGCCGGATGGTTTTATCCGTCACACCAGCGTTTTGCTCGAATGGTCAGCTTGTCCGTCGCCAACTGGGTGTACCAGTGGTACGATCCGAGTGGACAGTTGAGCCCAGAGGAAGTGGCGGGCCGGCTCGCGGACGTGTTGCTGACCGGACTGCAGAAGCCGGCTGCGTC
Above is a genomic segment from Alicyclobacillus cycloheptanicus containing:
- a CDS encoding TetR/AcrR family transcriptional regulator, whose protein sequence is MADRGRRDQILHAARTLFSEKGYHATTIRDIAQMSGLLSGSLYAHIRTKEDLLFEITDEVADQFLEGLQAVVDSADPPPVKFRRALVSHIQVVARNLDAARVFSHEWRALQGERRDRIQQKRDEYERLWTAVLSEGVAAGWFYPSHQRFARMVSLSVANWVYQWYDPSGQLSPEEVAGRLADVLLTGLQKPAASSKAPMGEVSSACPTE